In Streptomyces sp. NBC_00483, a single window of DNA contains:
- a CDS encoding SigE family RNA polymerase sigma factor, with translation MNTLHSTTSSAVVTRLHDMGRVVSERHEKSGAVSGRGCARGAGRQHTGIMTVVDTRETVTEGGHGGAAYREDSGEQRRTSLSEAEFTAYVQDRRASLYATAYHLTGDRFEAEDLLQSALFSTYRAWDRISDKAAVGGYLRRTMTNLHISAWRRRKLNEYPTEELPETAGDTDAMRGTELRAVLWQALARLPELQRTMLVLRYYEGRTDPEIADILDISVGTVKSSIWRSLRRLREDEVLSFGRDQEESFGELVA, from the coding sequence ATGAACACGCTGCACAGCACCACCTCAAGCGCGGTTGTCACGCGTCTGCACGACATGGGCCGAGTGGTTTCCGAGCGTCACGAGAAGTCCGGTGCCGTGAGCGGGCGGGGGTGCGCTCGCGGCGCCGGGCGTCAGCACACCGGGATCATGACGGTGGTTGACACGCGGGAAACAGTGACCGAGGGGGGTCACGGGGGAGCCGCGTACAGGGAGGACTCGGGGGAGCAGCGCAGGACGTCCTTGTCGGAGGCCGAGTTCACGGCCTACGTCCAGGATCGCCGCGCCTCCCTGTACGCAACCGCCTACCACCTGACCGGTGACCGTTTCGAGGCCGAGGACCTGCTGCAGAGCGCACTGTTCTCGACGTACCGGGCCTGGGACCGCATCAGCGACAAGGCGGCGGTCGGGGGCTACCTCCGCCGCACCATGACGAACCTGCACATCAGCGCGTGGCGCCGCCGCAAGCTGAACGAGTACCCGACCGAGGAGCTGCCGGAGACGGCCGGCGACACGGACGCGATGCGCGGCACCGAGCTGCGCGCGGTCCTGTGGCAGGCGCTGGCCCGGCTGCCCGAACTCCAGCGCACCATGCTGGTCCTTCGTTACTACGAGGGCCGCACGGACCCGGAGATCGCGGACATCCTCGACATCAGCGTGGGCACGGTGAAGTCCAGCATCTGGCGCTCGCTGCGGCGACTGCGCGAGGACGAGGTGCTGAGCTTCGGCCGTGACCAGGAGGAGTCCTTCGGCGAGCTCGTCGCCTGA
- a CDS encoding ATP-binding protein, with amino-acid sequence MSSHPPIPTRVVLLSGPSGSGKSSFAARSGLPVLCLDDFYKEAGDPTLPLVPGTSDIDWDSPLSWDAEVAVAAIVALCAKGRTSVPVYDISSSSRVGEETLDIERTPLFIAEGIFAADIVERCREVGVLADALCLRGRPSTTFRRRLLRDLKEGRKSVPFLLRRGWRLMRTERSIVARQVALGAHACGKEEALGRVAAAAAGRCVKARAA; translated from the coding sequence GTGAGTTCGCATCCTCCGATACCGACACGGGTCGTCCTGCTCTCCGGCCCCTCGGGCTCCGGCAAGTCCTCCTTCGCGGCCCGCTCCGGGCTGCCCGTCCTGTGCCTCGACGACTTCTACAAGGAGGCCGGGGACCCCACGCTGCCGCTGGTGCCGGGCACTTCGGACATCGACTGGGACTCGCCGCTCTCCTGGGACGCCGAGGTCGCGGTCGCCGCGATCGTGGCGCTCTGTGCGAAGGGTCGGACGAGCGTTCCCGTCTACGACATCTCCTCCAGCTCGCGTGTGGGCGAGGAGACGCTGGACATCGAGCGCACGCCGCTGTTCATCGCCGAGGGCATCTTCGCGGCGGACATCGTGGAGCGCTGCCGGGAGGTGGGGGTGCTCGCCGATGCGCTGTGCCTGCGCGGGCGTCCGTCGACGACGTTCCGTCGCCGGCTGCTGCGTGACCTCAAGGAGGGGCGCAAGTCGGTGCCGTTCCTGCTGCGGCGTGGCTGGCGCCTGATGCGGACGGAGCGGTCCATCGTGGCTCGGCAGGTGGCGCTCGGCGCGCACGCCTGTGGCAAGGAGGAGGCGTTGGGCCGCGTGGCGGCGGCCGCCGCGGGGCGTTGCGTGAAGGCGCGCGCCGCGTAG
- a CDS encoding aldehyde dehydrogenase family protein produces the protein MSEPNRLSVFKTYKLYVGGKFPRSESGRVYEVTDGKSGEWLANAPLSSRKDARDAVVAARKAFGGWQGATAYNRGQVLYRVAEMLEGRREQFVREVSEAEGIGKSKAGAVVDAAIDRWVWYAGWTDKIGQVVGGANPVAGPFFNLSTPEPTGVVAALAPQDSSFLGLISVIAPVIATGSTVVVITSEKSPLPALSLGEVLATSDVPGGVVNILSGKASEIAPSLAAHQDVNGIDLTGADPELAKQLEIAAADNLKRVRRPQPVEDFTADPGTDRLTHFLETKTVWHPTGSLGASGSAY, from the coding sequence ATGTCTGAGCCCAACCGTCTGAGCGTCTTCAAGACCTACAAGCTGTACGTCGGCGGGAAGTTCCCGCGTTCCGAGAGCGGCCGGGTGTACGAAGTGACCGATGGCAAGAGCGGCGAGTGGCTGGCCAACGCGCCGCTCTCCTCCCGCAAGGACGCCCGTGACGCCGTGGTCGCCGCCCGCAAGGCGTTCGGCGGCTGGCAGGGCGCGACGGCGTACAACCGCGGTCAGGTCCTGTACCGCGTCGCCGAGATGCTGGAGGGCCGCCGCGAGCAGTTCGTGCGCGAGGTCTCCGAGGCAGAGGGCATCGGCAAGTCGAAGGCCGGGGCCGTCGTGGACGCCGCGATCGACCGCTGGGTCTGGTACGCGGGCTGGACCGACAAGATCGGCCAGGTCGTCGGCGGGGCGAACCCCGTCGCGGGCCCGTTCTTCAACCTCTCCACGCCCGAACCGACCGGCGTCGTGGCGGCCCTGGCACCCCAGGACTCGTCCTTCCTCGGCCTGATCTCGGTGATCGCCCCGGTCATCGCGACCGGCAGCACGGTCGTCGTGATCACGAGCGAGAAGTCCCCGCTGCCGGCGCTCTCCCTCGGCGAGGTGCTCGCGACCTCGGACGTGCCGGGCGGCGTCGTGAACATCCTGTCCGGCAAGGCGTCGGAGATCGCGCCTTCGCTCGCCGCGCACCAGGACGTGAACGGGATCGATCTGACGGGCGCCGACCCCGAGTTGGCGAAGCAGCTCGAGATCGCGGCCGCCGACAATCTGAAGCGCGTGCGTCGTCCACAGCCTGTGGAGGACTTCACGGCGGACCCGGGCACGGACCGCCTGACGCACTTCCTGGAAACCAAGACGGTCTGGCACCCGACGGGTTCGCTGGGCGCGTCCGGCTCCGCGTACTGA
- a CDS encoding aldehyde dehydrogenase family protein — protein MASAFEYAPAPESRSVVDIAPSYGLFIDGEFTDAADGKVFKTVSPATEEVLSEVAQAGEADVERAVKAARKAFEKWSALPGAERGKYLFRIARIIQERSRELAVLETLDNGKPIKETRDADLPLVAAHFFYYAGWADKLDHAGFGPNPKALGVAGQVIPWNFPLLMLAWKIAPALATGNTVVLKPAETTPLSALFFADICRQAGLPKGVVNILPGYGDSGAALVAHPDVNKVAFTGSTAVGKEIARTVAGTDKKVTLELGGKGANIVFDDAPIDQAVEGIVTGIFFNQGQVCCAGSRLLVQESIQDELLDSLKRRLSTLRLGDPLDKNTDIGAINSAEQLARITALTEQGEAEGAERWSAPCELPSSGYWFAPTLFTNVTQAHTIARDEIFGPVLSVLSFRTPDEAVAKANNSQYGLSAGIWTEKGSRILAVANKLRAGVVWANTFNKFDPTSPFGGYKESGFGREGGRHGLEAYLDV, from the coding sequence ATGGCATCTGCATTTGAGTACGCTCCGGCGCCCGAGTCCCGCTCGGTCGTCGACATCGCACCCTCCTACGGCCTGTTCATCGACGGCGAGTTCACCGACGCCGCCGACGGCAAGGTCTTCAAGACCGTCTCCCCCGCCACCGAGGAGGTTCTCTCCGAGGTCGCGCAGGCCGGTGAGGCCGACGTCGAGCGCGCCGTGAAGGCGGCCCGCAAGGCCTTCGAGAAGTGGTCGGCGCTGCCCGGCGCCGAGCGGGGCAAGTACCTCTTCCGTATCGCGCGCATCATCCAGGAGCGCAGCCGCGAGCTGGCCGTCCTCGAGACGCTCGACAACGGCAAGCCGATCAAGGAGACGCGCGACGCGGACCTCCCCCTGGTCGCCGCGCACTTCTTCTACTACGCGGGCTGGGCGGACAAGCTCGACCACGCGGGATTCGGGCCGAACCCGAAGGCGCTCGGCGTCGCGGGCCAGGTCATCCCCTGGAACTTCCCGCTCCTGATGCTCGCGTGGAAGATCGCCCCGGCGCTCGCGACCGGCAACACGGTCGTCCTGAAGCCCGCCGAGACGACCCCGCTCTCCGCCCTCTTCTTCGCGGACATCTGCCGCCAGGCGGGCCTACCGAAGGGCGTCGTCAACATCCTTCCCGGGTACGGCGATTCGGGCGCGGCGCTCGTCGCCCACCCCGACGTGAACAAGGTGGCCTTCACCGGCTCCACGGCCGTCGGCAAGGAGATCGCCCGCACCGTCGCCGGTACGGACAAGAAGGTGACGCTCGAACTCGGCGGCAAGGGCGCGAACATCGTCTTCGACGACGCCCCCATCGACCAGGCCGTCGAGGGCATCGTCACGGGCATCTTCTTCAACCAGGGCCAGGTCTGCTGCGCAGGCAGCCGCCTCCTCGTCCAGGAGTCGATCCAGGACGAACTGCTCGACTCGCTGAAGCGCCGCCTGTCGACCCTCCGCCTCGGCGACCCGCTCGACAAGAACACGGACATCGGCGCCATCAACTCCGCGGAGCAGCTGGCCCGGATCACCGCGCTCACCGAGCAGGGCGAGGCCGAGGGCGCCGAGCGCTGGTCGGCGCCCTGTGAACTCCCGTCCTCCGGCTACTGGTTCGCGCCGACGCTCTTCACGAACGTCACGCAGGCGCACACCATCGCCCGCGACGAGATCTTCGGCCCGGTCCTGTCCGTGCTCAGCTTCCGCACGCCGGACGAGGCCGTCGCCAAGGCCAACAACTCGCAGTACGGGCTCTCGGCCGGCATCTGGACGGAGAAGGGCTCGCGCATCCTCGCGGTCGCGAACAAGCTCCGCGCCGGGGTCGTCTGGGCCAACACGTTCAACAAGTTCGACCCGACCTCGCCCTTCGGCGGCTACAAGGAGTCGGGCTTCGGCCGCGAGGGTGGCCGTCACGGTCTGGAGGCCTACCTCGATGTCTGA
- the deoC gene encoding deoxyribose-phosphate aldolase, whose protein sequence is MPSSAPAPALSDATASDSTLRRFLHGLPGVDAVGLEARAASLGTRSIKTTAKAYAIDLAISMIDLTTLEGSDTPGKVRALGAKAVNPDPTDRTTPRTAAVCVYPDMVATAKAAVAGTDVKVASVATAFPAGRAALDVKLGDVREAVAAGADEIDMVIDRGAFLAGNYMKVYEEIRAVKEASGAARLKVIFETGELSTYDNIRRASWIGMLAGADFIKTSTGKVGVNATPANTLLMLEAVRDFRATTGVQVGVKPAGGIRTSKDAIKFLVIVNETAGEDWLDNHWFRFGASSLLNDLLMQRQKLATGRYSGPDYVTVD, encoded by the coding sequence ATGCCCAGTTCTGCACCCGCACCCGCTCTCAGCGACGCCACCGCGTCCGACAGCACGCTGCGCCGCTTCCTGCACGGGTTGCCCGGCGTCGACGCGGTCGGCCTGGAGGCGCGCGCCGCTTCGCTCGGGACCCGTTCCATCAAGACCACGGCGAAGGCGTACGCCATCGACCTGGCCATCTCGATGATCGACCTGACGACCCTCGAAGGCTCCGACACCCCGGGCAAGGTCCGGGCCCTCGGCGCGAAGGCGGTCAACCCGGACCCCACCGACCGCACGACTCCCCGCACCGCGGCGGTCTGCGTCTACCCCGACATGGTGGCCACCGCGAAGGCCGCCGTCGCCGGTACGGACGTCAAGGTCGCCTCCGTGGCCACCGCCTTCCCGGCGGGCCGCGCCGCCCTCGACGTGAAGCTCGGGGACGTACGCGAGGCCGTGGCGGCCGGGGCGGACGAGATCGACATGGTCATCGATCGCGGCGCCTTCCTCGCGGGCAACTACATGAAGGTCTACGAGGAGATCCGCGCGGTCAAGGAGGCCTCCGGCGCCGCCCGCCTGAAGGTCATCTTCGAGACCGGCGAGCTCTCGACGTACGACAACATCCGGCGCGCGAGCTGGATCGGCATGCTGGCCGGGGCCGACTTCATCAAGACGTCGACGGGCAAGGTCGGCGTCAACGCCACCCCCGCCAACACCCTCCTCATGCTCGAAGCCGTACGCGACTTCCGCGCCACCACCGGGGTACAGGTCGGCGTGAAGCCCGCGGGCGGCATCCGCACCTCCAAGGACGCCATCAAGTTCCTGGTCATCGTGAACGAGACCGCGGGCGAGGACTGGCTCGACAACCACTGGTTCCGCTTCGGCGCCTCCAGCCTCCTGAACGACCTGCTGATGCAGCGTCAGAAGCTGGCCACAGGACGCTACTCCGGTCCCGACTACGTGACGGTGGACTGA
- a CDS encoding PH domain-containing protein gives MTSSQTTPPQARDRIYRSPAGIAGGVVLILIGAWMGGDAVAYGDGRTPWTVLAGLLFVVPLVVAFTIRPAVFGNEERLRLRNPFRDVSLPWSAVSGFKSGYSNEVVDEAGTKYQLWSIPVSLRGRRKVQRQQMRAAKGGRTATGASGLPVTEQRSTGDQAMDELRELHEAHAEAETTQGATKVRWAYEIIAPALVGAVLLVVLLAI, from the coding sequence ATGACGAGCAGCCAGACCACGCCCCCGCAGGCACGTGACCGGATCTATCGGTCTCCCGCCGGTATCGCCGGTGGTGTCGTGCTGATCCTGATCGGGGCCTGGATGGGCGGCGACGCCGTGGCGTACGGGGACGGGCGGACGCCGTGGACGGTGCTGGCCGGGCTGCTGTTCGTGGTGCCGCTCGTCGTGGCGTTCACCATCAGGCCGGCCGTCTTCGGTAACGAGGAGCGGCTGCGCCTGCGCAACCCGTTCCGTGACGTCTCGCTGCCGTGGTCCGCGGTCTCGGGCTTCAAGTCCGGGTACTCGAACGAGGTCGTCGACGAGGCGGGCACCAAGTACCAGCTCTGGTCCATCCCGGTGTCGCTGCGCGGCCGGCGCAAGGTGCAGCGCCAGCAGATGCGCGCCGCCAAGGGGGGCCGCACGGCCACCGGAGCCAGCGGCCTGCCGGTGACCGAGCAGCGCTCGACCGGCGACCAGGCCATGGACGAACTGCGCGAACTCCACGAGGCGCATGCCGAGGCCGAGACGACGCAGGGCGCCACCAAGGTCCGCTGGGCGTACGAGATCATCGCTCCCGCACTCGTGGGCGCGGTACTCCTCGTCGTACTCCTCGCCATTTGA
- a CDS encoding phospho-sugar mutase, with protein sequence MTVSGSELLDRAKTWLAEDPDPETREELAKLIEAGDLESIGERFSGRLQFGTAGLRGELGAGPMRMNRAVVIRAAAGLAAYLKAKGQTDGPVVIGYDARHKSADFARDTAAVMVGAGLRAAVLPRPLPTPVLAFAIRHLGAVAGVEVTASHNPPRDNGYKVYLGDGSQIVPPADAEIAAEIDAVASLDDVPRAESGWETLGDDVLNAYLARTDAVLAPGSARSARTVYTAMHGVGKDTLLAAFARAGFPEPVLVPEQAEPDPDFPTVAFPNPEEPGAMDLSFATARAQGETPDLIIANDPDADRCAVAVPDGGEWRMLRGDEVGALLAAHLVKRGVTGVLAESIVSSSLLGRIAEAAGLPYEETLTGFKWIARVEGLRYGYEEALGYCVDPEGVRDKDGITAALLVTELASELKSQGRTLLDALDDLALAHGLHATDQLSVRVEDLSVIADAMRRLRETPPVELAGLAVTRADDLAEGSGGLPPTDGLRYTLDGARVVVRPSGTEPKLKCYLEVVVAVGGRDALPAARVTATERLAAIKRDLAGAAGI encoded by the coding sequence GTGACCGTATCTGGCAGCGAACTGCTCGACCGGGCGAAGACCTGGCTGGCGGAGGACCCGGACCCGGAGACCCGCGAGGAGCTGGCCAAGCTCATCGAGGCCGGGGATCTGGAGTCGATCGGCGAGCGCTTCTCCGGAAGGCTGCAGTTCGGCACGGCCGGGCTGCGCGGCGAGCTGGGCGCGGGCCCGATGCGGATGAACCGCGCGGTGGTCATCCGCGCGGCCGCGGGCCTGGCGGCGTATCTGAAGGCGAAGGGCCAGACGGACGGTCCGGTCGTCATCGGCTACGACGCGCGGCACAAGTCGGCGGACTTCGCGCGCGACACGGCGGCGGTGATGGTGGGGGCCGGGCTGCGCGCCGCGGTCCTCCCCCGCCCGCTGCCCACCCCCGTGCTCGCCTTCGCCATACGGCACCTGGGCGCGGTCGCGGGCGTCGAGGTCACGGCCTCGCACAACCCGCCGCGCGACAACGGCTACAAGGTGTACCTCGGCGACGGCTCGCAGATCGTGCCGCCGGCGGACGCGGAGATCGCGGCGGAGATCGACGCGGTGGCGTCGCTGGACGACGTGCCGCGTGCGGAGAGCGGTTGGGAGACGCTGGGCGACGACGTCCTGAACGCCTACCTGGCACGCACGGACGCGGTCCTGGCTCCGGGCTCCGCCCGCTCGGCCCGCACCGTCTACACGGCGATGCACGGCGTCGGCAAGGACACGCTCCTCGCCGCCTTCGCCCGCGCGGGCTTCCCCGAGCCGGTCCTCGTGCCCGAACAGGCCGAGCCCGACCCGGACTTCCCCACGGTCGCGTTCCCGAACCCGGAGGAGCCGGGGGCGATGGACCTGTCCTTCGCGACGGCCCGCGCGCAGGGTGAGACCCCGGACCTGATCATCGCCAACGACCCGGACGCGGACCGCTGCGCGGTGGCCGTGCCCGACGGCGGTGAGTGGCGGATGCTGCGCGGCGACGAGGTCGGCGCACTGCTGGCGGCGCACCTCGTGAAGCGGGGCGTGACCGGTGTCCTCGCCGAGTCGATCGTGTCGTCCTCGCTGCTCGGCCGGATCGCCGAGGCGGCGGGACTCCCGTACGAGGAGACGCTGACCGGCTTCAAGTGGATCGCCCGCGTCGAGGGCCTGCGCTACGGCTACGAGGAGGCGCTCGGCTACTGCGTCGACCCCGAGGGCGTGCGCGACAAGGACGGCATCACGGCCGCGCTGCTCGTCACCGAGCTGGCGAGCGAGCTGAAGTCCCAGGGCCGTACGCTCCTGGACGCGCTCGACGACCTGGCTCTCGCGCACGGGCTGCACGCCACGGACCAGTTGAGCGTCCGGGTGGAGGACCTGTCGGTCATCGCGGACGCGATGCGCCGGCTCCGGGAGACTCCGCCGGTGGAGCTGGCGGGGCTCGCGGTGACCCGCGCGGACGATCTCGCCGAAGGGTCGGGAGGGCTGCCGCCCACGGACGGGTTGCGGTACACGCTCGACGGGGCGCGGGTCGTGGTGCGGCCGTCGGGGACCGAGCCGAAGCTGAAGTGTTATTTGGAGGTCGTGGTGGCGGTCGGGGGTCGGGACGCGTTGCCCGCGGCCCGGGTCACCGCGACGGAACGCCTCGCGGCGATCAAGCGGGACCTTGCGGGGGCGGCGGGTATCTAG
- a CDS encoding purine-nucleoside phosphorylase, which translates to MNASLTPDHVLADPYAAADAAAARLRELTGAETHDVALVMGSGWAPASEALGEPAAEFPFTELPGFTGAAVAGHGGTVRSYQVGEKRALVYLGRTHFYEGRGVAAVAHGVRTAAAAGCKTIVLTNGCGGLRQGMRPGQPVLISDHINLTAASPIVGANFVDLTDLYSPRLRALCKEIDPSLEEGVYAQFTGPHYETPAEVRMAGILGADLVGMSTTLEAIAAREAGAEVLGISLVTNLAAGLSGEPLNHEEVLQAGRDSASAMGDLLTKVLAKI; encoded by the coding sequence GTGAACGCTTCTCTTACTCCGGACCACGTCCTGGCCGACCCGTACGCCGCCGCCGACGCCGCCGCCGCGCGGCTGCGCGAGCTGACGGGCGCCGAGACCCACGACGTCGCCCTCGTGATGGGCTCCGGCTGGGCGCCCGCCTCCGAGGCGCTGGGCGAGCCCGCCGCCGAGTTCCCCTTCACCGAACTGCCCGGATTCACCGGCGCCGCTGTGGCAGGGCACGGCGGCACGGTCCGCTCGTACCAGGTCGGCGAGAAGCGCGCCCTGGTCTACCTGGGCCGTACGCACTTCTACGAGGGCCGCGGCGTCGCCGCCGTCGCGCACGGCGTGCGCACGGCCGCCGCAGCGGGCTGCAAGACCATCGTGCTCACCAACGGCTGTGGCGGTCTGCGCCAGGGCATGCGCCCCGGCCAGCCGGTGCTCATCTCCGACCACATCAACCTGACCGCGGCCTCACCGATCGTCGGCGCCAACTTCGTCGACCTCACCGACCTGTACTCGCCGCGGCTCCGCGCGCTGTGCAAGGAGATCGACCCGAGCCTGGAAGAGGGCGTGTACGCCCAGTTCACGGGCCCGCACTACGAGACCCCCGCCGAGGTCCGGATGGCCGGCATCCTCGGCGCCGACCTGGTCGGCATGTCCACCACCCTGGAGGCCATCGCGGCCCGTGAGGCGGGCGCGGAGGTGCTCGGCATCTCCCTGGTGACGAACCTGGCGGCGGGCCTCTCCGGCGAGCCGCTCAACCACGAAGAGGTCCTCCAGGCGGGCCGCGACTCGGCCTCCGCCATGGGCGACCTGCTGACCAAGGTCCTCGCGAAGATCTGA
- a CDS encoding gamma-glutamylcyclotransferase, whose translation MSLYAAYAGNLDPRLMTRRAPHSPLRATGWLNGWRLTFGGEHMGWEGALATIVEAPRSQVFVALYDIAPMDEESMDRWEGVGLDIYRRMRVRVDTLEGEEPTWLYVLNGYEGGLPSARYLGEIADAAESAGAPHDYAMELRKRPC comes from the coding sequence ATGTCGCTCTACGCCGCGTACGCCGGCAATCTCGACCCGCGGCTCATGACGCGCCGCGCCCCGCACTCGCCGCTGCGCGCGACGGGCTGGCTGAACGGCTGGCGGCTCACGTTCGGGGGCGAGCACATGGGCTGGGAGGGCGCACTCGCCACCATCGTCGAGGCGCCGCGTTCACAGGTCTTCGTCGCGCTGTACGACATCGCCCCGATGGACGAGGAGTCGATGGACCGCTGGGAGGGCGTCGGCCTCGACATCTACCGGCGGATGCGGGTCCGCGTGGACACCCTGGAGGGCGAGGAGCCGACGTGGCTCTACGTACTGAACGGTTACGAGGGCGGCCTCCCCTCGGCGCGGTACCTGGGCGAGATCGCCGACGCGGCCGAGTCCGCGGGCGCGCCGCACGACTACGCGATGGAGCTGCGCAAGCGGCCCTGCTGA
- a CDS encoding NAD(P)H-quinone dehydrogenase, with translation MGHVTRIVIIGGGPGGYEAALVAASLGAEVTVVDCDGLGGASVLTDCVPSKTLIATAEVMTTFDSSYEELGIIVEDDTPDPDSPARVVGVDLGKVNRRVKRLALAQSHDITASVTRAGARVLRGKGRLDGQQALDGSRKVIVTAADGNEETLVADAVLLCTGGHPRELADAQPDGERILNWTQVYDLDELPEELIVVGSGVTGAEFAGAYKALGSKVTLVSSRDRVLPGEDPDAAAVLEDVFRRRGMNVMARSRAASAKRVGDRVEVTLSDGRVISGTHCLMAVGAVPNSEGLGLEEAGVKVKESGHIWTDKVSRTTAPGVYAAGDVTGVFALASVAAMQGRIAMYHFLGDAVTPLNLKTVSSNVFTDPEIATVGYTQADVDSGKIDARAVKLPLLRNPRAKMQGIRDGFVKIFCRPGTGIVVGGVVVAPRASELIHPISIAVDNNLTVEQIANTFTVYPSLSGSIAEVARQLHTRKIAEEG, from the coding sequence ATGGGGCATGTGACTCGGATCGTGATCATCGGTGGCGGACCTGGCGGATACGAGGCGGCTTTGGTGGCCGCGTCCCTCGGCGCGGAGGTGACCGTCGTCGATTGCGACGGCCTCGGCGGGGCGTCGGTGCTGACCGACTGCGTACCGTCGAAGACCTTGATCGCCACGGCCGAGGTGATGACCACCTTCGACTCCTCTTATGAAGAGCTCGGCATCATCGTCGAGGACGACACCCCCGACCCGGACAGCCCGGCCCGCGTCGTCGGCGTGGACCTCGGCAAGGTCAACCGCCGTGTGAAGCGCCTCGCGCTCGCCCAGTCCCACGACATCACCGCTTCCGTCACCCGCGCGGGCGCGCGCGTGCTGCGCGGCAAGGGCCGCCTGGACGGCCAGCAGGCGCTCGACGGCTCCCGCAAGGTGATCGTCACCGCGGCCGACGGCAACGAGGAGACCCTCGTCGCCGACGCCGTGCTCCTGTGCACCGGCGGCCACCCGCGCGAGCTGGCCGACGCGCAGCCCGACGGCGAGCGGATCCTCAACTGGACGCAGGTGTACGACCTGGACGAGCTCCCCGAGGAGCTCATCGTGGTCGGTTCCGGTGTCACCGGTGCCGAGTTCGCGGGCGCCTACAAGGCGCTCGGCTCCAAGGTCACCCTCGTCTCCTCCCGCGACCGCGTGCTGCCCGGCGAGGACCCGGACGCCGCCGCCGTCCTGGAGGACGTGTTCCGGCGCCGCGGCATGAACGTCATGGCCCGCTCCCGCGCCGCCTCCGCCAAGCGCGTCGGCGACCGCGTCGAGGTCACGCTCTCCGACGGCCGGGTCATCTCCGGTACGCACTGCCTGATGGCGGTCGGCGCCGTCCCCAACAGCGAGGGCCTCGGCCTGGAGGAAGCGGGCGTCAAGGTCAAGGAGTCGGGCCACATCTGGACCGACAAGGTCAGCCGCACCACCGCTCCCGGCGTGTACGCGGCCGGTGACGTGACCGGGGTCTTCGCCCTCGCGTCCGTCGCCGCGATGCAGGGCCGCATCGCGATGTACCACTTCCTGGGCGACGCGGTCACGCCGCTGAACCTCAAGACGGTCTCGTCCAACGTCTTCACCGACCCGGAGATCGCGACCGTCGGCTACACGCAGGCCGATGTCGACTCGGGCAAGATCGACGCCCGCGCCGTCAAGCTGCCGCTGCTGCGCAACCCCCGCGCGAAGATGCAGGGCATCAGGGACGGCTTCGTCAAGATCTTCTGTCGTCCGGGTACGGGGATCGTGGTCGGCGGAGTGGTCGTCGCGCCGCGCGCTTCGGAACTGATCCACCCCATCTCGATCGCGGTCGACAACAATCTGACGGTCGAGCAGATCGCGAACACGTTCACCGTGTACCCCTCGCTGTCGGGATCGATCGCCGAAGTGGCGCGGCAGTTGCACACGCGGAAGATCGCCGAAGAGGGCTGA
- a CDS encoding DeoR/GlpR family DNA-binding transcription regulator, which produces MFAAERRQLILEMVRANGAVSLRELARVVQTSEVTVRRDVRALEAEGLLDRRHGGAVLPGGFTRESGFPQKSHLATAEKTAIADLAAGLVEEGEAIVVGAGTTTQELARRLARVPGLTVVTNSLLVAQALAHANRVEVVMTGGTLRGSNYALVGSGAEQSLQGLRVSRAFLSGSGLTAERGLSTSNMLSASVDRALVQAASEVVVLADHSKLGTDTMFQTVPTDVITRLVTDEPPAHDDRAATELQALADQGVQVAVAGAGAEDPSGGGDSAPARQSRRDVPLPGQRRGQLPGGNHPLRSAPLDTPPERTARVADLRRR; this is translated from the coding sequence GTGTTCGCTGCAGAACGTCGTCAATTGATCCTCGAAATGGTGCGAGCCAACGGAGCGGTTTCGCTCCGTGAGCTCGCCCGCGTCGTCCAGACCTCTGAAGTGACCGTACGGCGGGACGTGCGCGCACTGGAGGCAGAAGGACTCCTCGACCGCCGGCACGGCGGTGCGGTATTGCCGGGCGGATTCACGCGGGAATCCGGCTTTCCGCAGAAATCACATCTCGCGACCGCAGAGAAGACGGCCATCGCCGATCTCGCCGCGGGTCTCGTCGAAGAGGGCGAGGCCATCGTGGTGGGCGCGGGGACGACCACGCAGGAGCTGGCCCGCCGGCTCGCGCGTGTGCCGGGCCTGACCGTGGTCACCAACTCCCTCCTGGTGGCGCAGGCACTCGCCCACGCCAACCGTGTGGAGGTCGTCATGACCGGTGGCACGCTGCGGGGTTCCAACTATGCGCTGGTGGGCAGCGGTGCGGAGCAGTCCCTTCAGGGGCTGAGAGTGTCGCGCGCCTTCCTCTCCGGCAGTGGTCTGACCGCCGAGCGCGGGCTCTCCACGTCCAACATGCTGTCGGCGTCCGTGGACCGGGCGCTCGTGCAGGCCGCGTCCGAGGTCGTCGTGCTCGCGGATCACTCCAAGCTCGGTACGGACACCATGTTCCAGACCGTGCCGACCGATGTGATCACGCGTCTCGTGACGGACGAGCCGCCGGCGCACGACGACCGGGCCGCCACGGAGCTTCAGGCGTTGGCCGATCAGGGGGTGCAGGTCGCGGTCGCGGGGGCCGGGGCGGAGGACCCTTCCGGGGGCGGTGATTCCGCCCCGGCGCGTCAGTCGCGCCGGGATGTGCCGCTGCCGGGCCAGCGGCGTGGTCAGCTTCCGGGCGGTAACCATCCGTTGCGCTCGGCCCCGTTGGACACTCCGCCGGAGCGGACGGCCAGAGTGGCCGATCTCCGCCGCCGCTAA